Sequence from the Mesotoga sp. Brook.08.105.5.1 genome:
AATATCCGTGGTACAATAACTACTAAGACGTCCGAAGATGGGCGTTTTTTTCGTTGTCTATCTTTGCTCTGCTATTCCTTTTCATTCAGAAAAAGACAAGTATTATGAGAGTCGTACCTATGATTCCTACTATTCCAAGACCGTATTTCTCCCACTTTGCGAGTCCAGTATGATAATGGAAAGCTCTCATCTCTCTAATCCACCTTGGGACAGCTGCTATCTGGGCTACCGTGAATCTCTCTTTTTTTCCGAAAGTTATCCATGCCCTTCCGGAACCTTCAGCCTCAATTTCAACAGAATAGATCCCCTCTTTAGTGAGCTCTGAGTCGTGCCTGACGTAAAGATATGAGTAAGTATCGCCAAAAAACTCGTACATTATCTCAGGTTCTGTGCTTTCGAGGAAGAAGTCTTCGAGAACCTCTCGATCTGGACCATAAAATGTCAGATTCGGTCGGAAATCTGCAGTTGATTTCATATTGTCAGCTTCCTTTGGTACTCCAAAAAGCATATGAAACTGTTGGCCGGCGGTCCCTTCGAAAACAAATCTGATCTTCTCCGCTGATGAGAAAATGTAGTAATAGATTTGGGAAAGATCGATTTCTTTTACAAGATATGATCCTTCCACAAAGTCTTCAGGAGTAAGGAAAAAGGGAATGTGTGAAAAAGCCGAGCTGGCAAAGACAATCAGTAGTGACACCAAAATCAGTGTCTTCTTCATAGAAAGCCTCCTAAATTGGAATGAATACAAGTAAGTTTACCAGCAATTGCCTTACTTTCTTTCAGCTGGAAATAGTGGGGAAGCCTAAATCATGGACATCTTTAAGGCAAGCATATAAGACCAGAGAGTTAACTGAGTTGATCGGAGCAAATTTCGTTTAACCATATTCACAGGCAGTTAGAGCTGTCTTTGATAGCAATCGAGTATCAAGGCAAAACAACAAGTTTAGTCTCGCCGGGTAATTTCAACTTCAGGAGGAGTCACAATATTCTTTCAAACGATGAAATCTCCAGTGAGTATTCCCACTCATTTGACCTCAAGTTTCTAGACTCGGTCTCAATTTCCCCTACCTGGTTATCGTAAGGATCAGATCTATAGAATCTCTTGGCAGGCACAAGGGGAGACATGAAAGCTGAGTTAGAAACCATTCTGAATGCATCGAGATTACCAAAATAGAATTCTCTGTATGCCGGTATATCTTTTCTTGACCCTCCAAATGAACAGTCTACAGGCAGCCAGCCGAAAGGCTCAACCCAGAACATCGCCCAGTCAAGAGGGCTGGCACCCAAAGGAGCTGCAAACCATCCGGACTGCCATCTGGCAGGAATACCTTTAATCCTGCAAAGGGTAATGAACAAGAGAGCCTTCACTCCGCAGTCGCCTCTAAGATTGACGGCTGCGAATTCGGAGAGATTCGGATAGAGTGCATACTCACTCATAAAAGTGGACTTGACGTTTTCACATATCCAGTCGTAAAAACTCTTCGCGATGAAATAAGGGTTATTTTCGCTCCCGACAATTTCCTCCGCCAAAGATCTGAGTAGAGGCGAAAAGACTACATGAGGAGCTTGTTCGCATAGATAGCCCGAGAATCTCTTTGTGTCAGGTTCTACACAGCTAAAGGGGTCTAGGGAAGTAGATATTTCGGAGATTTCGTATTCATATTCGATGCTGAAAACCGTATCGTTCTTTGCAGCCGCTTCCATGTATACAGTACGCTGAGAGTAGTCAGCCGGTGATAGAAAATAGCTGTGGCTTGAACTCAAGATCCTCGTTGAAGACACCTGATCTCCAACTCTGGATACAGGTAACCAGCAACGATAGACACTTTCATCGGAACCTTCGACGGAAATCGATGACTTTGCAACTACTCTGAATCTTGCGGGTT
This genomic interval carries:
- a CDS encoding transglutaminase-like domain-containing protein, which gives rise to MKFLAAQLPEKISFFESIGDYDGALKEIEIQLDDYLPSIVIERLRWERERIVRLKNNYPYSASEALGILSRDLEGFTGGEFDSLNSARKLDSMIFDGEEKFEKRFDKNLLFTMPEYEKRLKSKNTEREATRVSLHKEIDRLISERQPARFRVVAKSSISVEGSDESVYRCWLPVSRVGDQVSSTRILSSSHSYFLSPADYSQRTVYMEAAAKNDTVFSIEYEYEISEISTSLDPFSCVEPDTKRFSGYLCEQAPHVVFSPLLRSLAEEIVGSENNPYFIAKSFYDWICENVKSTFMSEYALYPNLSEFAAVNLRGDCGVKALLFITLCRIKGIPARWQSGWFAAPLGASPLDWAMFWVEPFGWLPVDCSFGGSRKDIPAYREFYFGNLDAFRMVSNSAFMSPLVPAKRFYRSDPYDNQVGEIETESRNLRSNEWEYSLEISSFERIL